The stretch of DNA TGATACCAGTCAAGAAAACCATGCCAAGCACACATAAAATAATTGCTAAATAAATTTTAACTGGCGGTACCTTTTTGAAGAACAGCCAGGCAATCAATGGTAATAAGATCACATAAGCCGACGTAATAAACGAACAGTTACTTGGTGTTGTTGATTCCAGTCCAGTTGATTGCAACTGGACCACTACAAAGTTGAACAAGGCACAAACCGCACCAATCTTAAACTCTTTGAAAGTCATTGTCTTGACGACCTTATGAAAAAAGACATAAGCCAGTATGGCCGAAATCAACCCACGTAAGGTATTAATGACCGATGGCGGCATATTGGCTGCAATAACCATTTTGATAAAGGTATAACTGGTCCCCCACATAAAAGCGACTAAAATTAAGTTTCGATTGGCATGTGCTTGGGTCATCTTTTCACCTGATTTTCATTTAATCGCCTTTAAGTCTAAGCTTTCATAATTGCCGCTGCAAGTAGAATCATGAAATTTTCATCAGAAAGCTCAGTGCACTAAAAAAATCGCCACCACTGACGATTTCAAAGTTACTGTATATACTGATTTAAAAAACTTGCCACTTGATGCTTATAGGCTGGATAATCTTGATTAATGGCTGTCGTATGACCCGCACCAGGCACCAGCCATAATTTTTTAGGCTGGTTCGCCTGACGATACAACTTGCGACTCATCCGCGTCGGAACAAAGTCATCTTTCGTCCCGGCAATGATCATAATAGGAAGCTTATTTTGACGAATTTGTTTAACGGCATCCGCTTCACCAAAAGTATACCCCGCCCGCAATTTAGTGATCGCACTCGTGACGTCCACCAATGGAAAGGCTGGCAAATGATATAACTCACCGGCTTGATAACTGATGATAGCTTTGGCACTCGTAAAGGGACTATCAACCACGTACGCTTTAATTTGCGGAATCTGTGGCTCCCCGCTCGCCATCGTCATCCCAGCGGCGCCCATACTGATACCACTCATCACAATTTGGGTGGTCGCGGTCTTTTTGACCACCGTCTTTGCCCACTGTAGATCATCTTTGCGCTCCAGCCAACCATAACCAATCGCCTGGCCTTGGCTAGCACCCGCTGCACGAGCATCCGGCACTAACACGTTATAACCCAATTCATGGTACATTCCGGCCCAAGCTCCCATCAACGACTTATTGCCGGCAAAACCGTGGGCTAGTACGACCGTTTTCTTCGCATTGGCCTTGGGAATATACCAAGCAACTAGTTTAAATCCGTCGGCAGATTTGATCGTCCAAGTCTTTTTCTGTGCATGCAAGTACCAATACTTTTCCTTGTAGACCGCACTCTTTCTCGACAATGCCGTACTTTGGGTCACAAAACTTTTGTCGCCCCGGGCAATCGCCACGTGATAAAAGTAATTGCCAGCCCCAATCAAGCCGCCAATCAGTATCACGACGATCACCCCAATTGTGATCAACCATTTTTTCATCACTTGTCCGCC from Lactiplantibacillus brownii encodes:
- a CDS encoding alpha/beta hydrolase; this translates as MKKWLITIGVIVVILIGGLIGAGNYFYHVAIARGDKSFVTQSTALSRKSAVYKEKYWYLHAQKKTWTIKSADGFKLVAWYIPKANAKKTVVLAHGFAGNKSLMGAWAGMYHELGYNVLVPDARAAGASQGQAIGYGWLERKDDLQWAKTVVKKTATTQIVMSGISMGAAGMTMASGEPQIPQIKAYVVDSPFTSAKAIISYQAGELYHLPAFPLVDVTSAITKLRAGYTFGEADAVKQIRQNKLPIMIIAGTKDDFVPTRMSRKLYRQANQPKKLWLVPGAGHTTAINQDYPAYKHQVASFLNQYIQ